The Streptomyces sp. NBC_00510 genomic interval AAGGTGTAGCGGCTCTTGGCCCCTTCGATGGCGCTTTCCGGCGGCAGGTCGGAGGGCAGCCGGGCGTCGAGTTCGAGGACGCCCGGTTTGAGGTGCAGGAGGTGTTCCAGACGCTTCAGGCCGTGTTCGTGGACGATGTGGTCCTCGAGGTCCTGCTCGTGGGCGCGTGCCTCGGTCTCGGTGGAGCCGATGACCGGGACGATGCCGGGCAGGACCTTGATGTGGTCGGGGTCGCGGCCGACCGCGCCCGACCGGTCCTTGAGGTCGGCGTAGAAGGCCTGTGCGTCCGCCAGTGTCTGCTGGGCGGTGAAGACCGCCTCGGCGTACCGGGCCGCGAACCGCTTGCCGTCCTGCGACGAGCCCGCTTGCACCAGGAGCGGGTAACCCTGCGGGCTGCGGGGGACGTTGAGAGCGCCTTCGACGCTGAAGTACCTCCCCTTGTGGCGCGGCGGATGGATCTTGCGCTCGTCGCCCCAGACTCCCGCCGCCTTGTCCGCGACGATCAGGTCGTCCTCCCAGCTGTCCCAGAGCTTGAGCGCGACGTCCAGGAACTCCGCGGCGCGCTCGTAGCGGTCGGCGTGGGCGGGCTCGTCGTCGAGCCCGAAGTTGCGGGCGGCCTCGACGCCGGCGGTGGTGACGATGTTCCAGCCCGCGCGGCCGCCGCTGACGTGGTCCAGGGAGGCGAAACGGCGGGCGAGGTTGTAGGGGGAGTTGTACGACGTGGAGGCGGTGGCGATCAGCCCGATGTGCTCGGTGGCCGTGGCCAGGGCGGTGAGCAGGGTGAGGGGTTCCAGAGCACCGGAGGGGCGCTGGCCGACTTCGCTGAACAGGACCGGGCCGTCCGCGAGGAAGATCGAGTCGAAGGTGCCGCGTTCCGCGATGCGCGCGAGGTTGCGGTAGTGGTCCAGGTCGACGCTCGCGTACGGGTCGCTCTCGGGCAGACGCC includes:
- a CDS encoding LLM class flavin-dependent oxidoreductase, producing MTGRQLHLNAFLMNTGHHEASWRLPESDPYASVDLDHYRNLARIAERGTFDSIFLADGPVLFSEVGQRPSGALEPLTLLTALATATEHIGLIATASTSYNSPYNLARRFASLDHVSGGRAGWNIVTTAGVEAARNFGLDDEPAHADRYERAAEFLDVALKLWDSWEDDLIVADKAAGVWGDERKIHPPRHKGRYFSVEGALNVPRSPQGYPLLVQAGSSQDGKRFAARYAEAVFTAQQTLADAQAFYADLKDRSGAVGRDPDHIKVLPGIVPVIGSTETEARAHEQDLEDHIVHEHGLKRLEHLLHLKPGVLELDARLPSDLPPESAIEGAKSRYTLVVELARREHLTVRDLIARLGGGRGHLTFTGTPEQVADTIEKWFRLGAADGFNIMPAVLPSGLALFVDHVVPILRSRGLLRTEYGPRQTLRQRYGLPHPANQHTAALV